In Chitinivibrionales bacterium, a single window of DNA contains:
- a CDS encoding GntR family transcriptional regulator, with protein MKKLRANTAVYAAYQFLVTAMIENNYKENEQLPGLKELARLAQVSVPSMAKATALLKKQSVLEGVNGRRCKVKIGAVGKCQSLRESTDSPNELPSISHTAWQRVCYQVKNDILTGSLSAASPLPSMKELQTRYATSFRTLKKALYELYIEDFLVLNKKHYSIRQITAQKSGQRVVFIALADIQERLAMGSLAEDYLRHLEIECSRSNIGIDIVGHKAGDADFSFIKPGAGAIKFADEEAVVGYLFPISAQTAGMEHVFRFLAHVRKPVALLDFTGGWQLPAYLCKENVRLFSSAVSPRSGRQVARYLLSRGHRNIAYISPFHKSLWSQNRLKGIREIYAQAGIDNSVLSFTQDNPPRYFRFYFEDETKGYSLERLLASYNAWKKDVPLHIRQKTDQLFGFQLPERIIPLAEMQHTISPLFKKAIAKKECTAWVVANDDIALWALEYLQQKNIKVPNTVSIVGFDDTHAAMNQGLTSYNFNMNAIAHAMLGFVLNKRSLSKGHSHRAIEFEGMIIERQTVRTYSPQAAQTIQPVQS; from the coding sequence TGCTTATCAATTTCTCGTTACGGCCATGATCGAGAATAACTATAAAGAAAACGAGCAGCTTCCCGGCTTAAAAGAGCTGGCCCGGCTGGCACAGGTTTCGGTCCCTTCAATGGCGAAAGCTACTGCTCTTCTGAAAAAGCAATCGGTACTTGAGGGAGTGAATGGCCGTCGGTGCAAAGTTAAAATAGGCGCAGTGGGAAAATGTCAATCATTACGTGAGTCAACCGATTCGCCCAATGAGCTGCCATCGATATCTCACACCGCCTGGCAGCGCGTGTGTTATCAGGTGAAAAATGACATTCTCACCGGCTCGCTGTCGGCAGCGAGCCCCTTGCCTTCAATGAAAGAGCTCCAGACCCGGTATGCAACCTCTTTCAGAACGCTGAAAAAAGCCCTGTATGAGCTTTACATAGAGGATTTTTTAGTCCTCAATAAAAAGCATTACTCGATACGACAAATTACCGCTCAAAAATCGGGGCAGCGCGTTGTCTTTATTGCCCTTGCCGACATTCAAGAACGATTAGCGATGGGCAGTCTTGCCGAGGACTATCTCAGGCACCTGGAAATCGAATGCTCCCGTTCGAATATCGGAATCGACATTGTCGGGCACAAGGCAGGCGATGCCGATTTCTCTTTTATAAAGCCCGGGGCCGGGGCAATAAAATTTGCAGACGAAGAGGCGGTTGTGGGATATCTATTTCCGATCAGTGCACAAACCGCCGGCATGGAGCACGTTTTCCGTTTCCTGGCCCATGTACGCAAACCGGTCGCACTTTTAGATTTTACCGGTGGATGGCAACTCCCGGCCTATCTCTGCAAAGAAAACGTACGACTCTTTTCTTCGGCAGTGTCTCCCCGCTCAGGCCGCCAGGTTGCGCGGTATTTGCTCTCCCGGGGACATCGGAATATTGCCTACATCTCTCCCTTTCACAAATCGCTCTGGTCGCAAAACAGGCTGAAAGGTATCAGAGAAATCTACGCTCAAGCGGGAATCGACAATAGTGTCCTATCATTTACACAGGATAACCCTCCACGCTATTTTCGCTTTTATTTTGAAGATGAAACCAAGGGCTATTCTTTAGAGCGTCTGCTTGCATCGTATAATGCGTGGAAAAAGGATGTTCCCCTTCATATACGACAGAAAACCGATCAGCTTTTCGGTTTCCAGCTTCCCGAACGAATCATTCCCCTGGCGGAAATGCAGCATACAATCAGCCCACTCTTCAAAAAAGCGATTGCAAAGAAGGAATGTACCGCCTGGGTGGTTGCCAACGATGACATCGCACTCTGGGCGCTGGAATACCTGCAGCAGAAAAATATAAAAGTTCCCAACACGGTTTCAATTGTCGGCTTTGATGATACTCATGCAGCGATGAATCAGGGTTTGACAAGCTATAATTTCAACATGAATGCTATCGCTCATGCAATGCTGGGGTTTGTGCTCAACAAACGATCTCTTTCAAAAGGACATTCACACCGGGCAATTGAGTTTGAGGGCATGATTATCGAGCGGCAGACGGTTCGCACTTATTCACCTCAAGCAGCACAAACAATTCAGCCGGTACAATCGTAA